A single Chromatiales bacterium DNA region contains:
- a CDS encoding transposase: MTIESWRKDYNEVRPHSALGYQPPSVFAEKLA, translated from the coding sequence ATGACCATTGAGAGTTGGCGAAAAGATTATAATGAAGTTCGACCGCACAGTGCGCTAGGCTATCAACCGCCTAGTGTATTTGCGGAGAAATTAGCATGA
- a CDS encoding sulfotransferase has product MTGSKQGLSRTRVSLSCIKYADHQIQNIHKKVIDKLHSLINHMYNPKECPVKDVRTKDVRTMVFSIGFYSGGSSIIGHLLTAHPNIVMADEARLNSFVDINNRYDELFNYLLQIDSSRYQDWKLAFDTNKIKHDARSPSRIKRYMHVPNQYQGHFHKLQVIGNKNRRKDVSILANTDLLKDLRSQLEDNKISLKFIFAVRNLYDTIATIYIKYRVKEKREHRAKLSSINDIIEAMEIVCSDNQKILKQIDSNDVLICKNEDLIANPKLQITRLCDFLKVSASADYINACASCVFNKPTNERLELDWSGEHKQKINSLIKKYDFLYGYDYS; this is encoded by the coding sequence ATGACAGGTTCAAAACAGGGGCTAAGTCGGACTAGAGTTAGTTTGAGTTGTATTAAATATGCCGATCATCAGATACAAAATATACATAAAAAAGTAATTGATAAGTTACATTCACTGATCAACCATATGTACAACCCAAAAGAGTGTCCTGTAAAGGATGTAAGAACAAAGGATGTAAGAACAATGGTATTTTCCATTGGTTTTTACAGCGGAGGTTCGTCAATTATCGGCCATCTCTTAACTGCACATCCTAATATTGTCATGGCAGACGAAGCTAGATTAAATTCCTTCGTGGATATTAATAATAGATATGATGAATTATTCAATTATCTTTTGCAAATAGATAGCTCTAGGTATCAAGATTGGAAACTTGCTTTTGATACAAATAAAATAAAACATGATGCAAGAAGTCCCTCTAGAATAAAGCGCTATATGCATGTTCCTAACCAATACCAAGGGCATTTCCACAAATTGCAAGTAATAGGAAATAAAAATAGAAGGAAGGATGTGAGTATTCTAGCCAACACAGACCTATTAAAAGATTTAAGAAGCCAACTTGAAGATAATAAAATCTCGCTGAAATTTATTTTCGCTGTTCGTAATTTATACGATACTATTGCTACTATTTATATAAAATACCGCGTTAAAGAAAAGAGGGAACACCGCGCTAAGTTGTCTAGTATTAATGATATTATCGAAGCCATGGAGATAGTATGCAGTGATAACCAAAAAATCCTCAAACAGATAGATTCTAATGATGTGCTTATCTGCAAAAACGAAGATCTGATTGCGAATCCTAAACTACAAATTACCAGACTGTGCGACTTTCTCAAGGTTTCCGCTTCGGCTGATTATATCAATGCATGCGCTTCGTGCGTTTTTAATAAACCAACTAATGAGAGATTGGAATTGGATTGGTCTGGCGAGCATAAACAAAAAATTAATTCGTTGATCAAAAAATATGATTTTCTCTACGGCTATGATTATTCATGA
- a CDS encoding IS3 family transposase produces VKSSDDVLRQRLRSLAGCHPRYGYLLLHSLLKREGLVVNKKRTYRIYVEEKLQVCRRQRKKLYRPKQPLTIPDKENQRWSMDFVSDQFGDSRRFRILNVIDDYSRELIGQLVGVSIGGRQVARFLDQLIANRERPEKIVCDNGPEFTSKALFFWSQDSGVKLHFIQPGKPTQNAFIESLNGKFRDSCLNLHWFRSLKEACQPL; encoded by the coding sequence GTCAAAAGCAGTGATGATGTATTAAGACAACGCCTGCGCAGTCTTGCAGGTTGCCATCCACGCTATGGTTATTTACTACTCCATAGCTTGCTAAAGAGAGAAGGATTAGTGGTCAACAAGAAACGAACTTACCGTATTTATGTAGAGGAAAAGCTACAAGTATGCAGGAGACAGCGTAAGAAATTATATCGCCCGAAGCAGCCGCTGACAATTCCCGACAAGGAAAATCAACGCTGGTCAATGGACTTTGTTAGCGATCAATTTGGTGATAGTCGCCGCTTCAGGATACTCAATGTTATAGATGATTACAGCCGCGAACTGATTGGTCAACTAGTTGGTGTCTCCATTGGTGGTCGCCAAGTGGCTCGCTTCTTAGATCAACTTATCGCCAACAGAGAACGACCTGAGAAAATCGTCTGTGACAACGGACCTGAGTTTACGAGTAAAGCTCTGTTTTTCTGGTCGCAGGATAGCGGAGTAAAACTCCATTTTATTCAACCCGGCAAGCCCACCCAAAATGCGTTTATTGAAAGCCTTAATGGTAAGTTTAGAGATAGTTGCCTGAACCTGCACTGGTTTCGCAGTCTCAAGGAAGCGTGCCAACCACTATAA